Within Bradymonas sediminis, the genomic segment GGGCTCTTCGACCCCGACAAGCCCATCAAGGATTACCCGAAGGATCTCTACGATCTTTTTATCTACGGCCCGCCGGGCGGCGGCACGGTCGACGCGCCGTTTCACACCAAAGACGGCCCTCAAAACGCCCAGTGGGATGGGTTGCTGCCGCGCTTTACGCGCCTGTATATCAATCGCGATATCTCGCGCCTAAAGCGCATATCCCAGGACGACGTGCTCGCCGTCTCGACCCACTCCCGCTGCCCGACCTGCGCGGGCAGCGGGCTCAACCCGCAGGTCCTAGAGTCGAAGATCAACGGCTTTAATATCCTGGAATACGCCGAGCTCGAGCTCACCCGCCTGCGCCGTGAACTCGGGCGCATCGACCACGCGCTCGGCGAGTCGATCGCGCGCCAGGCGATGGCCCCGCTGGGGCAATTGATCGAGATGGGCCTGGGGTATTTGAGCCTGTCGCGGCAGATGGCGACGCTGTCTGGCGGCGAGGCCCAACGCGTTAAGATCGCGCGCCATCTGGGCAGCAGCCTCAATAACCTGACCTATATCTTCGACGAGCCCAGCGCCGGCCTGCACCCCGAAGAGGTCGACAAGCTCATCGACATGCTGCGCCGCATTCGCGATGACCATAATACCGTCATCATTATCGAGCACGACTTGTCGGTCATCAAAGCCGCGGATCAGATGTTCGAGATGGGTCCGGGGGCGGGGGTAAACGGTGGGCAGCTCGTCTATCAGGGGAGGCCCGAAGACCTGACCGACGCCTGCGGCGCGTCGACGAATTTGCAGCACCGCCTGGTGCTAAATCGAGCGCCGCGCAAGGCGGAGTCGTTCTTTAGGATCGAGAACGCGCAGCATAATAATCTCAAGAACCTGAGCGTCTCGATCCCCAAGAATGTCCTGGTCTCGGTCTGTGGGGTGTCCGGCTCGGGCAAAAGCTCGCTCATCTTGGAGGCATTCGCCCAAGAATACCCCGATACCATCAGCGTGAGCCAGGCGAGCATCGGGATCTCGAGCCGCTCCACGCTCGCGACCTATATGAAGATTATGGACGATATCCGCGCGTTCTTTGCCAAAGAGACCGGCCAACCCCCGGGGCTCTTTAGCTTCAACTCCACCGGGGCCTGCCCGGTCTGCAAGGGGAAGGGCGTGACCCAACCCGACGTCGCCTTCGCCGACCCGGTGACCATTCGCTGCGAGGCCTGCGACGGCACGCGCTATTCGGATAAGGCCCGCTCCTATCGTTACCGCGGCAAGAATATCGTCGAGATGCTCGCCCTGACCATCGACGAGGCGGTCGATTATTTTAAGGCCAAAAAGATCATCAAAAAGGTCGCCACGCTCAAGGATGTCGGCCTGGGCTACCTAACTCTGGGGCAGACAACGAGCTCGCTAAGCGGCGGCGAGGCGCAGCGACTCAAGCTCGCCAGCCAGCTCAAGAAAAAGGGGCAGATCTATCTCCTCGACGAGCCCTCCCTCGGGCTGCATATGCAGGATAACGCGACGCTGCTGGGGGTCTTTCAGAGCCTCGTCGACAAGGGCAACTCCGTCATCATCATCGAGCATAACCTCGACTTTATCGCGGCCAGCGATTGGGTGATTGAGATGGGCCCCGAGGGAGGAAAGAAGGGCGGGCAAATTATCTTCGAGGGCACGCCCGAGCAGATGTTGGGCGCCGATACACTCACCGCGAAGTGGCTTCGAGCCGAAGGCTGAGAGAGGGCGTAAAACCAAAAACCGAGCGCCCTTCAAAAGAAGGAGCGCTCGGAATTGGTATATGCGTCAAATGCTTGCGCGCGTTAGGCCGGTTTGGCAGCCCATGCGGAGCACCAACCTTTCGGGTGGATCGGACCCGGAACGGTGGCGCAACCGCCGCACTCGCCCTCAGCGGCGGGCTTGTAGAGCACGCAGTTGGCGCAGTCTTGGTCGGGTTTTTCCGTCTTGTCGACGTAGTTGAGCGACTCACGCACGCTGATTTGCGCCGGCTCGAGGCCAGTGGTGTCCGTGCAGCTCAGCTCGCCGCCGCCGCCGCCGCCGCCAGCGTTTGCTTTGGGGGCCGCAGCTTTGTCGCCGCCTGCTTCGCCGCCCTTGTCGCATGCGGAGAGCATGGTGACACCGCCGGCCGCGAGGGCGCCCAAAACAGCCGCGCGCTTGAAGAATTCACGACGATTCAACTGACCTTCGACCTGCTGGTCTCTTTCGTTGATGCTCATACTGTGTTTCCTCTCGTTGATGAGAAAAAATGAAAATTACGCTGGTATCTGCCCGCGTCGTGCTCACATATTAGGAGCTAAAGATCGGATGGCAAGATGAATCTGGCCAAACGCGATTTTTGCGCTATTTCAGCGCGTGACGCGAAAAATATGCAGCTTGCGAAGCCGTCATTCGTACAAACCAGCGAAATCCGCACGAATTAGACGGCACGGGTGCACCGTAGCAAATTTAATCACGAATGATTAGGAGAGAATTGATGGGATCATCAGATAAAGTGAGCGCAGTTTCAGCAGACCCCGCCGCCCCGTTTGATGGGGGGCAGCCAGATGACTTTCTTCGATGCGTTGATCCGTCGAGCTCCCGGATGATCGCGCGCATGGCGATCGCGACCCCGCTGAAGGTCGAAGAGGCGGCGCGGGACGCACGGCGCGCGTTCGCAGCCTGGCGGCGCCTGTCGGTGCAGGAGCGCTGCGACGCGCTGATAAAGGCTGGCGATATCTTGCTGGAGCACCGCAAGGAGTTGCTCGACCTGTTGGTGGCCGAGACCGGCAAGGCGATCGTCGACGCCCAGGCCGAGTTTCTCAATCTCTTCGAGACGCTACGCTACTATACCAGCAATGCCCCCGAGTTCTTGGCCGACGCGCGCCTGAGCCTGCATCTGCTCAAAAATAAGCGGGCGCGCGTGGAGTATATGCCCCTGGGAGTGGTGGTGAATATCAGCCCCTGGAATTTCCCGCTGGACCTGTCGCTAACGCCGGCGATTCCGGCGCTGCTCGCGGGCAATGCGGTGCTGATTAAGCCTTCGGAGCATACGCCGCTGACGGTGTTTCGGGCGGTGGAGCTGATGAACCAATCGGGGCTGCCCGCCGGGATTCTGCAGACCGTGATGGGGCGCGGCGATGTGGGCGCGTTGCTGGTCGACCAGGCCGACGCCGTCACCTTCACTGGCAGCGTGTCGACCGGCCGAAAGGTCGCGGTGCGCGCGGCCGAGCGCCTCATCCCATGCACCCTGGAATTGGGCGGAAAGGACCCGGCGATTGTCCTTGAGGACGCCGATATCGAGCGCGCCGCCCGCGGCGTGGTCTGGGGCGCGTTCTTTAACTCCGGCCAGGTGTGCATGTCCGTGGAGCGCGTCTTCGTGCACGAGGCCGTCTACGATGCCTTCGTCGAGCGGGTCGTCGCGCTGACCGCCGAGCTGCGCCAGGGCGTGCCGCATGACTATAATATCGACGTCGGCGCGATGATCGACCCGGGGCAATTTGAGATTATCGAGGCCCAATTGCGCGAGGCGACCGCGCAGGGCGCGCGCGTTCTTATCGGCGGGGAGCGGGTTCAACTCGAGTCCCAGCTCAATCATCATCCCGGCCACACCCCGATGATCGGCGACTTCTTCGCGCCCACCGTGGTGGTCGACGTCGACCCCGCGATGAAGCTCATGCGCGAGGAGACCTTCGGTCCGGTGCTTCCGATCATGAAAGTGCGCTCCGCTTTCGAAGCCGTGAAGCTCGCCAATGACTCCGAGTTCGGGCTCAACGCCTCGGTGTGGGGCCGCGATATCAAGCGCGCCCGAAAGATCGCATCGCAGGTGGAGGCTGGACAGGTCTGCATCAACGATGTGATCGTCAGCTACGCCGCGATTGAAGCCCCGTATGGTGGCATCAAAAACTCCGGCTTAGGCCGGCGCAAAGGCAGCGCTGAGATCTATAAATTCGTCGAGTCCAAGACCGTGCTCGAGGATATCATCGGGCTCAAGAAAGAACCCTATTGGTACCCCTACCATGAATCACTCGGCAAGGGGGTCGACAAGGTCATCGGTCTGCTGTATCAGCGCGGTGTAGCTAAGCGAATTAAAAGCTTTTTTCGTTGAATCGCGGTACAAAAACGTTCGGTTGACATCGGGACGGCGATTTAGCTAGGATTTGACGCTATTCGGCACGTCAGAAATCTAAGTCCGTGTCAGCAATTTGAGGGCTCATGAGCAACGAACCGGGTATTCTTCCTAAACCAGTCCCGTTCGGGAAGTATTATCTTCTTGAACGCATCAACGTCGGGGGTATGGCGGAGGTGTATAAGGCGAAAGCCTTTGGAGTGGAGGGATTCGAGCGTCTTCTGGCAGTCAAGAAAATCCTGGCGAGCATCGCCGAGGATGAATCCTTCATCAATATGTTTATTGATGAGGCGAAGATATCCGGAAGTCTAAGCCACCCCAACCTCACCAAGATCTTCGATCTCGGGAAGGTCGATGGATCGTATTTCATCGCCATGGAGTATATCAGCGGCAAAGATATTAAAACCATCTTTGAGCGCGCCCGCAGGATCGGCGAAAAGGTCGATATCCCAAGGGTT encodes:
- a CDS encoding aldehyde dehydrogenase family protein; its protein translation is MGSSDKVSAVSADPAAPFDGGQPDDFLRCVDPSSSRMIARMAIATPLKVEEAARDARRAFAAWRRLSVQERCDALIKAGDILLEHRKELLDLLVAETGKAIVDAQAEFLNLFETLRYYTSNAPEFLADARLSLHLLKNKRARVEYMPLGVVVNISPWNFPLDLSLTPAIPALLAGNAVLIKPSEHTPLTVFRAVELMNQSGLPAGILQTVMGRGDVGALLVDQADAVTFTGSVSTGRKVAVRAAERLIPCTLELGGKDPAIVLEDADIERAARGVVWGAFFNSGQVCMSVERVFVHEAVYDAFVERVVALTAELRQGVPHDYNIDVGAMIDPGQFEIIEAQLREATAQGARVLIGGERVQLESQLNHHPGHTPMIGDFFAPTVVVDVDPAMKLMREETFGPVLPIMKVRSAFEAVKLANDSEFGLNASVWGRDIKRARKIASQVEAGQVCINDVIVSYAAIEAPYGGIKNSGLGRRKGSAEIYKFVESKTVLEDIIGLKKEPYWYPYHESLGKGVDKVIGLLYQRGVAKRIKSFFR
- a CDS encoding high-potential iron-sulfur protein, whose translation is MSINERDQQVEGQLNRREFFKRAAVLGALAAGGVTMLSACDKGGEAGGDKAAAPKANAGGGGGGGELSCTDTTGLEPAQISVRESLNYVDKTEKPDQDCANCVLYKPAAEGECGGCATVPGPIHPKGWCSAWAAKPA
- a CDS encoding ATP-binding cassette domain-containing protein translates to MSQKKDEIILRGLKENNLKDIDLNIPKQSISVFTGVSGSGKSSVAFDTLARESRRQMTLNYPLYVRYQMPRYERPAADLMQNLSPVIVVEQRAVRSNSRSTVGTYMDIDPLIRLLFSRIGSPQIGSATDFTRQSTFGRCPTCDGFGQVVSPDVNKLVDFDKSLRDYAVQFKPLSPSGWQGQWMMTCGLFDPDKPIKDYPKDLYDLFIYGPPGGGTVDAPFHTKDGPQNAQWDGLLPRFTRLYINRDISRLKRISQDDVLAVSTHSRCPTCAGSGLNPQVLESKINGFNILEYAELELTRLRRELGRIDHALGESIARQAMAPLGQLIEMGLGYLSLSRQMATLSGGEAQRVKIARHLGSSLNNLTYIFDEPSAGLHPEEVDKLIDMLRRIRDDHNTVIIIEHDLSVIKAADQMFEMGPGAGVNGGQLVYQGRPEDLTDACGASTNLQHRLVLNRAPRKAESFFRIENAQHNNLKNLSVSIPKNVLVSVCGVSGSGKSSLILEAFAQEYPDTISVSQASIGISSRSTLATYMKIMDDIRAFFAKETGQPPGLFSFNSTGACPVCKGKGVTQPDVAFADPVTIRCEACDGTRYSDKARSYRYRGKNIVEMLALTIDEAVDYFKAKKIIKKVATLKDVGLGYLTLGQTTSSLSGGEAQRLKLASQLKKKGQIYLLDEPSLGLHMQDNATLLGVFQSLVDKGNSVIIIEHNLDFIAASDWVIEMGPEGGKKGGQIIFEGTPEQMLGADTLTAKWLRAEG